The Polyangiaceae bacterium genome includes a region encoding these proteins:
- a CDS encoding S9 family peptidase — translation MKPSAIVLAIVLASGCASPPLEEPRTPPPPSAAPAPVSVSQVPAQATAAAPAEAAAGGQLVLDGVPAVPDALRGRLGRYLETRVASLGALSDDGRSMLVTTRFGQTAQTHWVRQPLGARTQLTFNAEPVSRPTFAPGQTDAILFTSDSGGNEQYQLHRQDLKTGETTRLTNGKSRNEAYVWSWQGDRVAFSSNARNGRDIDIWLSDGKSAESAKLLLERSGHWVPLEFSRDGKKLLLIEYISINDSRVHLADIESKTVTRIGPETPLAAYRAATLDASGKRLWLTSDREGEFTELYEVDLTKPESAWKPLSRHIKWNVEGLALSPDGRTLAFTVNEDGLSVLRLLDTATRKDRVVPGVPKGVISGLGFARKANVLGFTFASATSPGDAFSYDVGRGKLERWTESEIGGLPRSRFVEPSLVRFPSFDGRSIPAFYYAAKADGPRPVVVWIHGGPEAQARPEFSPLIQYLVTQSKVSVLVPNVRGSDGYGKTYLLLDNAEKREDSVKDIGALLDWVGKQPELDPKRVAVLGGSYGGYMVLASLTHFPERIVAGVDVVGISNFVTFLENTSAYRRDLRRAEYGDERDKKMRELLQRISPTTNVGKIRSALFVAHGQNDPRVPASEAEQIVKAVRKTGKDVWYMLAKNEGHGFTKKENRDTFSLLTVMFLEKHLGAAAK, via the coding sequence ATGAAACCGAGCGCCATCGTCCTCGCCATCGTCCTCGCCAGCGGCTGCGCGTCGCCGCCCCTCGAAGAGCCCCGCACGCCCCCGCCGCCCAGCGCGGCGCCCGCGCCGGTCAGCGTGAGTCAGGTGCCGGCGCAGGCGACGGCTGCCGCACCGGCGGAGGCCGCCGCCGGCGGCCAGCTCGTGCTCGACGGCGTGCCGGCGGTGCCGGACGCGCTGCGCGGGCGGCTCGGCCGCTACCTGGAGACGCGGGTGGCCTCCCTCGGGGCGCTCTCGGACGACGGGCGATCGATGCTGGTGACCACGCGCTTCGGCCAGACCGCCCAGACCCACTGGGTCCGGCAGCCCCTCGGCGCGCGCACCCAGCTCACCTTCAACGCGGAGCCCGTGAGCCGCCCCACCTTCGCGCCGGGGCAGACCGACGCCATCCTCTTCACCAGCGACAGCGGCGGCAACGAGCAGTACCAGCTGCACCGCCAGGATCTGAAGACCGGCGAGACCACCCGGCTCACCAACGGCAAGAGCCGGAACGAGGCCTACGTCTGGTCCTGGCAGGGCGACCGCGTCGCGTTCTCGAGCAACGCGCGCAACGGCCGCGACATCGACATCTGGCTCAGCGACGGCAAGAGCGCCGAGAGCGCCAAGCTGCTGCTCGAGCGCAGCGGGCACTGGGTGCCCCTCGAGTTCTCCCGCGACGGCAAGAAGCTGCTCCTGATCGAGTACATCTCGATCAACGACTCGCGCGTCCACCTGGCGGACATCGAGTCGAAGACGGTGACGCGCATCGGACCGGAGACGCCGCTGGCGGCGTATCGCGCCGCGACGCTGGACGCGAGCGGCAAGCGCCTCTGGCTGACGAGCGATCGGGAAGGGGAGTTCACCGAGCTCTACGAGGTGGATCTGACCAAGCCCGAGTCGGCCTGGAAGCCCCTGAGCCGCCACATCAAGTGGAACGTCGAAGGGCTCGCGCTCTCGCCGGACGGCCGGACGCTGGCGTTCACGGTCAACGAGGACGGCCTCTCGGTGCTGCGCCTGCTCGACACCGCCACGCGCAAGGACCGCGTGGTGCCGGGCGTGCCCAAGGGCGTGATCTCGGGCCTCGGCTTCGCGCGCAAGGCCAACGTGCTCGGCTTCACCTTCGCCAGCGCGACCAGCCCCGGCGACGCCTTCAGCTACGACGTTGGCCGCGGCAAGCTCGAGCGCTGGACCGAGAGCGAGATCGGCGGCTTGCCGCGGAGCCGCTTCGTCGAGCCGTCGCTGGTGCGCTTCCCGAGCTTCGACGGTCGCTCGATCCCGGCCTTCTACTACGCGGCCAAGGCCGACGGCCCGCGCCCGGTCGTGGTCTGGATCCACGGCGGACCGGAGGCGCAGGCGCGGCCGGAGTTCTCGCCGCTGATCCAGTACCTGGTCACCCAGAGCAAGGTCAGCGTGCTGGTGCCCAACGTGCGCGGCTCCGACGGCTACGGCAAGACCTACCTCTTGCTCGACAACGCCGAAAAACGCGAGGACAGCGTCAAGGACATCGGCGCGTTGCTCGACTGGGTGGGCAAGCAGCCGGAGCTCGACCCGAAGCGCGTGGCGGTGCTGGGCGGCTCTTACGGCGGCTACATGGTGCTGGCCTCGCTCACGCACTTCCCCGAGCGCATCGTGGCCGGCGTGGACGTGGTGGGCATCAGCAACTTCGTCACCTTCCTCGAGAACACCAGCGCCTACCGCCGCGATCTGCGGCGCGCGGAGTACGGCGACGAGCGCGACAAGAAGATGCGCGAGCTGCTCCAGCGGATTTCGCCCACGACCAACGTGGGCAAGATCCGGAGCGCGCTGTTCGTGGCCCACGGTCAGAACGACCCGCGGGTGCCGGCCTCCGAGGCCGAGCAGATCGTCAAGGCCGTGCGCAAGACCGGCAAGGACGTCTGGTACATGCTGGCCAAGAACGAGGGCCACGGCTTCACCAAGAAGGAGAACCGCGACACCTTCTCCCTCTTGACGGTGATGTTCCTGGAAAAGCACCTCGGGGCCGCGGCGAAGTGA
- a CDS encoding HEAT repeat domain-containing protein, which produces MTEPVPRRAALSSFIDVRAGEGRPLLSATATLFGLVAAHSLLETARDALFLGQLPASRLPLVYLVVALVGVGLTDLNARFIRRFGRRNALVVTTTLLSLGTAWLHFRPVTPGLAFGLYVWSALAGSLGVVQFWLLAGEVFTSAQSKRFFPVVSAGGVLGAVVGSALAVLLLWLLPVGSLLLAAAALSLGTAFLAASSSEPEALAPRQRAPAPALGGSVGLLLHDGYVRRVALLVVSSTLALLTLDYLFKSAAAAALPKQELGPFFARYYGALNTAALVVQLLVAGRIVRRFGIAAALAVLPVCLALGAAGLVVLGGAFALLLLTKGADGALRHSVHRVGVELTYLPMDPELRDRAKPLIDSVIGRVAQALGAGGLFLLATYGLGSPTVLGALVAALSLVWLVAALAIRRPYLDLFRQSLGRGSGYAELSLSDLDLGSAQTVIEALSSPEPARALAAMNLLADAERTRLIPALILYHDQEEVLLRALEVVPDATREDWVPLARRLLEHSSERVATRAARALGRHGRLPEVAAAIGPLRAYLAVGRLGRDRSADPAADPELTAMIAGTTPACHGARLALADAIADAKDPRFSPVVERLARDADGEVAEAALGALASLGSDESIPFLIETLADPRRRAAARQALVRFGDRALEALGIALTDGRFTERVRREIPRAIGELGSERAAGLLSDALVGELPGLVRYRVLRALGRLVRRHGVRVPRERLEPELLRNLEESLRLAALALVFEESGPPPERARPSDRLLRGLIADKQRQARERAFRILQMLYRSEDLRSVYFALESSDKRVRANALELVDALILRASEELRDLLSWVVDDLSLRERVERSEARLPGRPRTLDAALGVMLGDSDDALATLAAYHVRALAVTDLDDEAAEVFSQRRWMPLDADASALFGGRSNE; this is translated from the coding sequence GTGACCGAGCCCGTACCCCGACGCGCCGCGCTCAGCTCCTTCATCGACGTGCGCGCGGGGGAGGGCAGGCCGCTGCTCTCGGCCACCGCCACGCTGTTCGGGCTGGTCGCGGCCCACAGCCTGCTCGAGACGGCGCGCGACGCGCTGTTCCTCGGCCAGCTCCCGGCCAGCCGTTTGCCGCTCGTGTACCTGGTGGTCGCGCTGGTGGGCGTCGGGCTGACGGATCTCAACGCGCGCTTCATCCGGCGCTTCGGTCGCAGGAACGCCTTGGTCGTCACCACCACCTTGCTCTCGCTCGGGACGGCCTGGCTGCACTTCCGACCCGTCACGCCGGGCCTCGCCTTCGGGCTCTACGTCTGGAGCGCCCTCGCCGGATCGCTCGGCGTGGTGCAGTTCTGGCTCCTGGCCGGCGAGGTCTTCACCTCGGCCCAGAGCAAGCGCTTCTTCCCGGTCGTCTCCGCCGGCGGCGTGCTCGGGGCGGTGGTCGGCTCGGCGCTGGCGGTGCTCTTGCTGTGGCTGCTGCCCGTCGGCAGCTTGCTCTTGGCGGCGGCCGCGCTCTCGCTCGGCACGGCGTTCTTGGCCGCGTCGAGCTCCGAGCCGGAGGCCCTGGCGCCGCGCCAGCGCGCTCCGGCGCCGGCGCTCGGTGGCAGCGTCGGGCTCCTCCTCCACGATGGCTACGTGCGTCGCGTGGCGCTCTTGGTCGTGAGCTCGACCCTGGCGCTGCTCACGCTCGACTACCTGTTCAAGAGCGCGGCCGCGGCGGCCTTGCCGAAGCAGGAGCTCGGCCCGTTCTTCGCGCGCTACTACGGCGCACTCAACACCGCGGCGCTTGTGGTGCAGCTCCTGGTCGCCGGGCGCATCGTGCGCCGCTTCGGCATCGCGGCGGCGCTCGCGGTGCTGCCGGTTTGCCTGGCGCTCGGCGCGGCGGGCCTGGTGGTCCTGGGCGGCGCCTTCGCGCTCCTGCTCTTGACCAAAGGCGCGGACGGGGCGCTGCGGCACTCGGTCCACCGCGTGGGCGTGGAGCTCACCTACCTGCCGATGGACCCGGAGCTGCGCGACCGCGCCAAGCCCCTGATCGACTCGGTGATCGGGCGCGTGGCGCAGGCGCTCGGCGCCGGCGGGCTGTTCTTGCTGGCGACCTACGGCCTCGGTAGCCCGACCGTGCTCGGCGCGCTGGTCGCCGCGCTGTCCCTGGTCTGGCTGGTGGCGGCGCTGGCGATTCGACGCCCGTACCTCGACCTGTTCCGGCAGTCCCTGGGCCGCGGCTCGGGTTACGCGGAGCTGTCGCTCAGCGACCTGGATCTGGGCTCGGCTCAGACCGTGATCGAGGCGCTCTCGAGCCCGGAGCCGGCGCGCGCGTTGGCGGCGATGAACCTGCTCGCGGACGCGGAGCGCACGCGGCTCATCCCTGCGCTCATCCTGTACCACGACCAGGAAGAGGTGCTGCTCCGCGCGCTCGAGGTCGTCCCGGACGCGACCCGGGAGGACTGGGTGCCGCTCGCGCGTCGCTTGCTCGAGCATTCCTCCGAGCGCGTGGCGACACGGGCGGCGCGGGCGCTGGGGCGCCATGGCAGGTTGCCGGAGGTCGCCGCAGCCATCGGCCCCCTGCGGGCGTACCTGGCGGTGGGCCGCCTCGGGCGCGATCGCTCGGCCGACCCAGCCGCAGATCCCGAGCTCACCGCGATGATCGCCGGCACCACGCCGGCGTGTCACGGCGCCCGCCTGGCGCTCGCCGACGCGATCGCCGACGCCAAGGACCCGAGGTTCTCGCCGGTAGTGGAGCGGCTCGCCCGCGACGCCGATGGGGAGGTCGCCGAGGCTGCGCTCGGTGCGCTCGCATCCCTGGGAAGTGACGAGAGCATTCCGTTTCTGATCGAGACCCTCGCCGACCCACGGCGGCGGGCGGCCGCGCGGCAAGCGCTGGTGCGCTTCGGCGATCGAGCCCTCGAGGCGCTCGGGATCGCGCTCACCGACGGGCGCTTCACCGAGCGCGTGCGTCGAGAGATCCCGCGAGCGATCGGCGAGCTCGGCAGCGAGCGCGCCGCGGGCTTGCTCTCCGACGCGCTGGTCGGCGAGCTGCCCGGGCTCGTGCGCTACCGCGTGTTGCGCGCGCTCGGCCGCTTGGTCCGACGACACGGCGTGCGCGTCCCGCGGGAGCGGCTCGAGCCGGAGCTGCTCAGAAACCTGGAAGAGAGCCTGCGCCTGGCCGCCCTCGCGCTGGTGTTCGAGGAGAGCGGCCCACCGCCAGAGCGCGCGCGGCCGAGCGATCGGCTCTTGCGCGGCTTGATCGCGGACAAGCAGCGCCAGGCGCGGGAGCGCGCCTTCCGCATCCTGCAGATGCTGTACCGGAGCGAGGATCTGCGCAGTGTGTACTTCGCGCTCGAGTCTTCGGACAAACGCGTGCGCGCCAACGCTCTCGAGCTGGTCGACGCGCTGATCCTGCGCGCCAGCGAAGAGCTTCGCGATCTGCTCAGCTGGGTGGTGGACGACCTCTCGCTCCGCGAGCGCGTCGAGCGCTCGGAGGCGCGACTACCCGGTAGGCCGCGAACCCTGGACGCGGCGCTCGGCGTGATGCTCGGGGACTCCGACGACGCGCTGGCGACCCTCGCCGCCTACCACGTGCGCGCCCTTGCCGTGACCGACCTCGACGACGAGGCCGCGGAGGTGTTCAGCCAGCGCCGCTGGATGCCCCTCGACGCCGACGCCTCGGCGTTGTTCGGAGGCCGCAGCAATGAGTGA
- a CDS encoding GNAT family N-acetyltransferase, whose translation MPSFGAKGEGFAINDPEVDFMSRAYSGERACYWVAEQDGRLVGGGGFAPLEGGAPDTCELRKMYFLPEARGHGVGRELLELCLAEAKRRGFRRCYLETLENMTAARHLYERHGFARLARPEGHTGHFGCDAWYARDL comes from the coding sequence ATGCCCAGCTTCGGCGCCAAGGGCGAGGGCTTCGCCATCAACGATCCCGAGGTGGATTTCATGAGCCGCGCCTACTCGGGCGAGCGCGCGTGCTACTGGGTGGCCGAGCAGGACGGGCGGCTGGTGGGCGGTGGCGGCTTCGCGCCCCTCGAGGGCGGTGCGCCCGACACCTGCGAGCTGCGCAAGATGTACTTCTTGCCGGAGGCACGCGGTCACGGCGTGGGACGCGAGCTCTTGGAGCTCTGCCTCGCCGAGGCGAAGCGTCGTGGCTTTCGGCGCTGCTACCTGGAGACCCTGGAGAACATGACCGCTGCGCGGCACTTGTACGAGCGGCACGGCTTCGCTCGGCTCGCCAGACCGGAGGGTCACACCGGCCACTTCGGCTGCGACGCCTGGTACGCGCGGGACCTGTGA
- a CDS encoding cyclic nucleotide-binding domain-containing protein: MSDSAVERLERSLFMRTLFGSQSGPSVEQVVALMSDVYFDAGQTVYRKGEASREIYFIVKGQVVLEAEGLAPWTFGARDGIGFQDAMQDSAHTRTARALSAVHALAFSVEDWFDVLEGNPELGRGAVMGHARAVSRMIDELGFDAAFAPPGPGEPADLGRPPGLVDRMLMLTDAPLLARAGIQAVAVLARLGRPRLIRQGGLLHKQGEARTSLCLVGQGELQLAREGEPAVGRFGPGSVAGSLGMLARPRHDATLSAATDAVVLELDDDDFFEAMDDHFDLARAVFAYMAKERGRLMELIARRRALSS, encoded by the coding sequence ATGAGTGACTCCGCGGTCGAGCGCCTCGAACGCTCGCTGTTCATGCGCACGCTGTTCGGCAGCCAGAGCGGCCCGAGCGTGGAGCAGGTGGTGGCGCTGATGAGCGACGTCTACTTCGATGCCGGCCAGACCGTGTACCGGAAGGGCGAAGCAAGCCGCGAGATCTACTTCATCGTCAAGGGGCAGGTCGTGCTCGAGGCCGAGGGGCTCGCGCCCTGGACCTTCGGCGCCCGCGACGGCATCGGCTTCCAGGACGCGATGCAAGACAGCGCCCACACCCGCACCGCCCGCGCACTGAGCGCGGTGCACGCGCTGGCCTTCTCCGTCGAGGACTGGTTCGACGTGCTCGAGGGCAACCCCGAGCTCGGCCGCGGCGCGGTGATGGGCCACGCGCGGGCGGTGTCCCGGATGATCGACGAGCTCGGCTTCGATGCCGCCTTCGCGCCGCCCGGCCCCGGCGAGCCCGCCGACCTCGGCCGCCCGCCGGGGCTGGTGGACCGCATGCTCATGCTGACCGACGCGCCGCTCCTCGCGCGCGCCGGCATTCAAGCCGTGGCCGTGCTGGCGCGCCTCGGCCGCCCGCGTCTGATCCGCCAGGGCGGCCTTCTGCACAAGCAGGGCGAGGCTCGCACCAGCCTCTGCCTGGTCGGCCAGGGAGAGCTCCAGCTGGCGCGCGAAGGAGAGCCCGCCGTCGGTCGGTTCGGCCCCGGCAGCGTGGCGGGGAGCCTGGGCATGCTCGCGCGGCCGCGCCACGACGCGACGCTCTCGGCCGCGACGGACGCCGTCGTGCTCGAGCTCGACGACGACGACTTCTTCGAGGCGATGGACGATCACTTCGATCTGGCGCGGGCCGTCTTCGCCTACATGGCGAAGGAACGCGGCCGGCTCATGGAGCTCATCGCCCGCCGGCGCGCGCTCAGCAGCTGA